The DNA region GGCTCCCTGCTGTGCCTGCTGTGCAGGGGCGGACGGGGGACCAGCTCCATTAAGGACGGATTTATGATCGTGGCTCTGGCCTGGATCGTGCTGTCTGCCATCGGGGCACTGCCGTTTGTATTCTCCAAGGAGATCCCCTCCTATATCGACGCCTTTTTCGAGACGGTCAGCGGCTTTACCACCACCGGGGCCACGATACTGGCGGATGTGGAGGCGCTGAGCCGGGGCATGCTGTTTTGGCGCGGCTTTACCCACTGGATCGGCGGCATGGGCATACTGGTGTTCGTGGTGATGCTGGTGAACACCCCGGACCGCTCCATCAACATTCTCAAGGCAGAGATGCCCGGGCCCACAGTGGATAAGCTGGTGCCCAAATCCAAGGACACCGCCCGCACCCTCTACATTATCTACACGGCCCTGACGGCGCTGGAGGTCATCTTCCTGCTTTTGGGCGGCATGAGCCTGTTTGACAGCGTGGTACACGCTCTGAGCACCGCCGGCACCGGCGGCTTCGGCGCATACAATGCCAGCGCCGCCAACTTCAGCCCCTATATCCAGTGGGTGCTGACGGTGTTCATGTTTCTCTTTGCCATTAACTTCAACCTCTTTTACCTGATCCTCCTGGGGCGGATGCGGGATGTTTTCCGCAACACGGAGTTCAGGGTGTACCTGGCCATCGTACTGGTGTCGGTGGCGGTGATCACGGCGGAAATCATGCCGCTGTATCGCACCTTCTCCGACTCCCTGCGCCAGGCGGCCTTCCAGGTGGCCTCTATTATCAGCACCACGGGCTTTATTACGGCGGACTTCACCGTGTGGACGCCCCTGAGCAAGGTGCTGCTGCTGGGGCTGATGTTCGTGGGCGGCTGTGCAGGCAGCACCGCAGGCGGCCTGAAGGTCTCCCGGGTAGCCATTCTGTTTAAGATGATGCGCCGGGAGCTGCGCCACACCCTGCGGCCACGGGTGGTGGATGTGATCAAGATGGACGGGCGGCGGCTGGACGAGCGGACCGCCCACAGCGTGGCGGTGTATTTCGCCCTGTATATCCTGAGCATTGCGGCGCTGATAGTGAGCCTGTCCTTCTCCCGGTTTGACCTGGAGACAAATCTGTTCGCCGCCATCTCCTGCTTTAACAATGTGGGCCCGGGCTTCGGCATGGCGGGCCCTGTAGGGAACTACTCGCCGTATCCGCCGCTGTTTAAGCTGTTTCTGTCGGCGGGAATGCTGCTGGGCAGGCTGGAAATTTACCCCATGCTGCTGCTGTTTATGCCGGCGGCCTGGCGAAAAAGATAAGGGCAGACACAATTTATTGAGAGTGCCGAAAAAGGCTTGCCTCCTGCGGGCGGCAAACTCTGCGAGACTTTTTGGCACGCTGGCAATTTGTTTACAATTTTTTAGGTTAGGTTTAAGGTTTGTCGGGCATACTTAAGACACGGTAAGGAAAGCCGAACGCCGACCGGCCCCTGCCGTATGCCGATCTTTTTCATTTTTTCCCTTTCTCTTTTTTCAAAGCAAACGGACGGAGCATTGGCTTCGTCCGTTTGCTTTATGACTGCCGAAAAAGCCCCCACTTTCCCTTACAGAAAGTGGGGGCTTGTATTTGGGATAAGGGGGGTGAAGGGGCGATCGATTCTCTCATTTCCCCCGGCGTTTTTTGGCAAAGGCGTCCTTTTTTCGCTGGGGCATTTTCCCCTTTTGCCCCGGGTTCTCCGGGCGCTTATGGCGGAAATTCCCGCCCCGTCCCTGCTCCCGGCGCTGGGGCGCCGGTGGCTCCTCTGGCTTCTTGCCGAAGTATTTCTCCCCCTTTTGGGGGCGAATCAGGCACTTTTCCTCGTACCCGATCAGATCTGTCCGCTCCGCCTTCTCCAGAGCCTCTATGACCAAGGGCCGCAGGTCCTTGCGTCCCCACTGCAGCAGCGCCCGCTGCAGGGCCTTCTCGTGGGGGCTCCGGGCCACATAGACCTCCG from Vescimonas fastidiosa includes:
- a CDS encoding TrkH family potassium uptake protein, which encodes MNHKIVLFTLGRVVLIEAALLVLPMAVSLLYGERCALSFALTIVLAVVTGSLLCLLCRGGRGTSSIKDGFMIVALAWIVLSAIGALPFVFSKEIPSYIDAFFETVSGFTTTGATILADVEALSRGMLFWRGFTHWIGGMGILVFVVMLVNTPDRSINILKAEMPGPTVDKLVPKSKDTARTLYIIYTALTALEVIFLLLGGMSLFDSVVHALSTAGTGGFGAYNASAANFSPYIQWVLTVFMFLFAINFNLFYLILLGRMRDVFRNTEFRVYLAIVLVSVAVITAEIMPLYRTFSDSLRQAAFQVASIISTTGFITADFTVWTPLSKVLLLGLMFVGGCAGSTAGGLKVSRVAILFKMMRRELRHTLRPRVVDVIKMDGRRLDERTAHSVAVYFALYILSIAALIVSLSFSRFDLETNLFAAISCFNNVGPGFGMAGPVGNYSPYPPLFKLFLSAGMLLGRLEIYPMLLLFMPAAWRKR